From one Chitinispirillales bacterium genomic stretch:
- a CDS encoding DUF2905 domain-containing protein, translating to MYFSEIGRFLLVAGVSIAIVGALFLLSDKLLVGHLPLDINVTKGDFKISFPLMTCILLSLILTVVVNFFSK from the coding sequence ATGTATTTTTCAGAGATAGGACGGTTTTTATTGGTGGCGGGAGTTTCAATTGCGATTGTCGGCGCTTTGTTTTTGCTTTCCGATAAACTTCTTGTCGGACATTTGCCGTTGGATATAAATGTAACCAAGGGAGATTTTAAGATTTCATTCCCGCTGATGACTTGCATTTTGTTGTCGCTAATATTGACCGTAGTAGTAAATTTTTTCTCAAAATGA
- a CDS encoding glycoside hydrolase family 9 protein gives MKNFCKTAAIGLCAAALFSVQAQIFVRSNLAGYYPNAEKRIVVMSSSDISAKPWKITDENGTVADEGKIGKSIAGKGDHSPLAFNYEVFFSKISKEGKYRFNIDGVEESYQIAVTKNPYSEAISSSLRWLRTQRSGTKDVLDRQPAHFGDSTAFVYYREGKEKDSEWSEDENGKTFDLMGGWYAGGDFTKMTSLIAYTSYCLIKAYNIAPESFSKKYSKSSLVDILDEAKFGLDYLLKVMPNDNDFIVNVGGYDSENGVRLPHEDIMEGKRTAYSILSSSDMGLAAAALAAGSAAFKSIDAAFAEKCKSQSIKIYNKIISEKLVPEWLEKDYPLHPDESDKDNLLLASAELYNLTGDADYLSKSKAYSDKLEAAGWAGWEVLNMPAQALIADKHNNAKKLFKEDLDDFLNNQNEQGNVWKLPLEYTVNGLYNCFVIGISAGLYEKAFGGNTYDGLVLDVLNYDFGLNNWGVSFTAVPSIKQSVKRFNLPVYKLQTRLFPEGAVSIGPCDREAHDEESKWILDDIRVNYCYPFNTKAVVFLDHYDDYMTMEARINGAAENIYLMTLANTIFGGK, from the coding sequence GTGAAAAATTTTTGTAAAACGGCCGCTATCGGTTTATGTGCTGCCGCGTTGTTTTCGGTGCAGGCGCAAATATTTGTCCGAAGCAATTTGGCAGGATACTATCCGAATGCCGAAAAGAGAATCGTGGTAATGTCTTCGTCCGATATTTCCGCAAAGCCGTGGAAAATTACCGATGAAAACGGAACGGTCGCCGATGAAGGTAAAATTGGGAAAAGCATTGCCGGAAAAGGCGACCATTCTCCACTGGCTTTCAATTATGAAGTGTTTTTTTCAAAGATAAGCAAAGAGGGAAAATACCGGTTTAACATCGACGGCGTTGAAGAATCTTACCAGATAGCTGTAACGAAAAATCCGTACTCCGAAGCAATCTCGTCTTCTCTAAGATGGCTGCGTACCCAAAGAAGCGGAACGAAAGACGTTTTAGACCGTCAACCGGCGCATTTCGGCGATTCGACGGCTTTTGTTTATTATCGTGAAGGTAAAGAAAAGGATTCCGAATGGAGCGAAGACGAAAACGGAAAAACGTTCGACTTGATGGGCGGGTGGTATGCCGGCGGCGATTTTACAAAAATGACTTCGCTTATCGCATATACTTCTTATTGTTTGATTAAAGCGTATAATATCGCCCCTGAATCTTTTTCAAAAAAATACAGCAAATCGTCTTTAGTCGATATTCTTGACGAAGCGAAATTCGGTTTGGATTATCTTTTGAAGGTTATGCCTAACGATAATGATTTTATTGTAAATGTCGGCGGGTATGATTCTGAAAACGGCGTTCGTCTCCCTCATGAAGACATTATGGAAGGTAAGAGAACGGCTTACTCCATTTTAAGTTCTTCAGATATGGGGCTCGCCGCCGCGGCGTTAGCGGCGGGTTCTGCGGCTTTTAAAAGCATTGACGCGGCGTTTGCCGAAAAATGTAAATCTCAGTCGATAAAAATTTACAACAAAATTATCTCCGAAAAATTGGTTCCCGAGTGGCTTGAAAAAGATTATCCCCTGCATCCGGACGAATCGGACAAAGACAATTTACTTTTAGCAAGCGCGGAATTGTATAATTTAACCGGCGACGCGGATTATCTTTCAAAATCAAAAGCGTATTCCGATAAACTCGAAGCGGCCGGCTGGGCTGGCTGGGAAGTTCTGAATATGCCGGCGCAGGCGCTTATAGCCGACAAACACAACAATGCGAAAAAACTGTTCAAAGAGGATTTGGACGATTTTCTAAACAATCAAAACGAACAGGGAAACGTTTGGAAATTGCCTTTGGAATATACGGTAAACGGTTTGTATAATTGTTTTGTTATAGGTATTTCCGCCGGACTCTATGAAAAAGCGTTTGGAGGAAACACATACGACGGTTTAGTTCTTGACGTGTTGAATTATGATTTTGGACTTAACAATTGGGGGGTAAGTTTTACGGCTGTTCCAAGTATAAAACAGAGTGTAAAAAGATTTAATCTTCCGGTTTACAAACTTCAAACTCGTCTCTTTCCAGAAGGGGCGGTGTCAATAGGGCCTTGCGACAGAGAAGCCCACGACGAAGAAAGTAAATGGATTTTGGACGATATTCGCGTTAACTATTGTTATCCTTTCAACACGAAAGCGGTTGTGTTTTTAGACCACTACGACGATTATATGACTATGGAAGCAAGAATTAACGGCGCGGCGGAAAACATTTATCTTATGACTTTGGCTAACACGATTTTTGGTGGAAAATAA
- a CDS encoding glycoside hydrolase family 9 protein — MKKIVIMSVFLFITFMAGCQSSNEATAPKKSKDTAVYVRFNMLGYTPSRQKRMVIMSEKNIAGKEWFFVNIETGDTAQRGRLDNSIGGKSGHVPMDFNYVIDFSALNKIGKYKFVTEGVESVIISIETDPYSWLVSEPLHWMRAARCGSNDAVDHGFCHGGDKSCVVHHREGSDNGSWHDDGSGKKIDGFGGWHDAADYLKFSLTIGYATYFLLRSYEINPELFDNMKQYSKTEFNDLIDEAKWGLDWLMKTMPENDTNEFIIMVGDSEDHNAGYRLPENDEFDGKRPALSALSPHQMGYAAASLALGANIFKKLGKKDIAQKYENKSKLIFRRATSKDAVPMAALNDEVNVFYGDETVNDNLELAAAELYKLTNDDFYKTESIKYQNLARTAGWRAWESVNMPAHAVVMQWDPIAKNDLYADLDEFLTNSRRSGNIWGVPMKYVWGGLYSYIGVGSTALEFQLLTGERKYEELGRNMFDYLLGYNNWGICFVATQDPRLDGKTITDPYSQVYNLQADKFPTGAISEGPGDRISWEKFKTYFGFDVDAQRTNKFNTIDGVFFDSRKDFMCMETTIGGVADGIFMIAVASKFFAEKDEE; from the coding sequence ATGAAAAAAATTGTAATAATGTCTGTTTTTTTGTTTATAACGTTTATGGCGGGATGCCAATCGTCAAACGAAGCGACCGCTCCCAAAAAAAGCAAAGACACGGCGGTTTATGTCCGTTTTAATATGCTTGGATATACGCCTTCGCGTCAAAAAAGAATGGTGATAATGTCTGAGAAAAATATCGCCGGAAAAGAATGGTTTTTTGTAAACATCGAAACCGGCGATACGGCGCAAAGAGGTCGTTTGGACAATTCGATCGGCGGAAAGTCCGGGCATGTGCCTATGGACTTTAATTACGTTATAGATTTTTCGGCTCTTAACAAAATAGGAAAGTATAAATTTGTGACCGAAGGCGTCGAATCGGTAATTATATCTATAGAAACAGATCCTTATTCATGGCTTGTAAGCGAACCGCTGCATTGGATGCGCGCGGCGCGCTGCGGTTCAAACGACGCCGTTGACCACGGATTCTGTCATGGCGGAGATAAATCGTGTGTTGTTCATCACAGAGAAGGATCCGATAACGGTTCTTGGCACGACGACGGCAGCGGCAAAAAAATCGACGGTTTCGGCGGTTGGCACGATGCGGCGGATTATCTTAAATTTTCTCTGACGATAGGTTATGCGACATATTTCTTGCTTCGCTCTTACGAAATAAATCCCGAACTTTTTGACAATATGAAGCAATACAGTAAAACGGAATTTAACGATTTGATCGACGAAGCGAAATGGGGTTTGGATTGGCTTATGAAAACCATGCCGGAAAACGATACCAACGAATTTATTATTATGGTAGGAGATTCCGAAGATCACAACGCGGGATACCGTTTGCCGGAGAATGACGAATTTGACGGAAAACGTCCGGCGCTTTCCGCGCTTTCTCCTCATCAAATGGGATATGCTGCGGCAAGTTTGGCGCTTGGCGCAAATATTTTTAAGAAACTCGGCAAAAAAGATATCGCACAAAAATACGAAAACAAATCAAAATTGATTTTCAGAAGAGCGACGTCTAAGGACGCGGTTCCGATGGCGGCGCTTAACGACGAAGTAAACGTGTTTTACGGCGACGAGACGGTGAACGATAATTTGGAATTGGCGGCTGCGGAACTTTATAAACTTACAAACGACGATTTTTATAAAACCGAATCGATAAAGTATCAAAATTTGGCGAGAACGGCCGGATGGCGCGCTTGGGAATCGGTAAATATGCCGGCTCATGCGGTCGTTATGCAGTGGGATCCGATTGCAAAAAACGATTTATACGCCGATTTGGACGAATTTTTGACCAATTCGCGCAGAAGCGGAAATATCTGGGGCGTTCCTATGAAATACGTTTGGGGCGGCTTGTACTCGTATATAGGCGTCGGTTCGACGGCTTTGGAATTTCAATTGCTTACCGGCGAAAGGAAGTACGAAGAATTGGGCAGGAATATGTTTGATTATTTGTTGGGCTACAACAACTGGGGAATATGTTTTGTAGCGACGCAAGACCCGCGTCTTGACGGGAAAACTATAACAGACCCGTATTCTCAAGTCTATAATCTTCAGGCGGATAAATTTCCTACGGGCGCGATTTCCGAAGGTCCCGGAGACAGAATAAGTTGGGAAAAATTCAAGACATATTTCGGCTTTGACGTTGACGCTCAGCGCACAAACAAGTTTAATACTATAGACGGAGTTTTCTTTGACAGCCGTAAGGACTTTATGTGCATGGAAACAACCATCGGCGGAGTGGCCGACGGAATATTCATGATTGCGGTCGCTTCAAAATTCTTTGCGGAAAAAGACGAAGAATAA
- the fusA gene encoding elongation factor G, with product MNDLSKLRNIGIMAHIDAGKTTTTERILYYTGVVHAIGDVDDGNTAMDWMVQERERGITITSAATACIWKDININIIDTPGHVDFTIEVERSLRVLDGAVALFDSVSGVEAQSETVWHQADKYGVPRIAFVNKMDKNGADFFNVLKMMKEKLTGKHVALQIPIGAESGFEGQIDLIKMVALKYSNDDFGKTVVEEDVPQNIKDDAVIWRENLIENIAEYDDEMTNLYLDGKEISNEIIYRTLRKATIENGVTPVLCGSAFKDKGVQPILDAIDAYLPSPLDRGNVNGKLIDGKDAFRRPQNDDKFSALVFKIAGDEHVGRLAFIRIYSGTATVKGRLLNPRNGRKEKITRFFKMHSNKRTQVEEVTAGDIVAVVGLKWTTTGDTLCDEDNPIVFEGLEFAKPVISVSLEPKNAEEEEKMLEALIRLEDEDPTCKVIEDKETGQRLLSGMGELHLEILIDRLKREFNVEVYTGKQQVAYRETILNESEICENFKKLVDKKEQSVEITLKVMPLEDISKDMVFESEIIDENVSLQFINAAKEGILESLSGGEKSGFPIIGVKAILKKIVVNEAETTEIICKIAASVLFRKACINAGGVILEPVMSIDAVAPEEFVGTLINDITTRRGIVRGVDIQGVRRIIHACAPLSQMFGYATQIRSLSQGRAAYTMVFSHYQHCDKKLEKEILRSIGRIY from the coding sequence ATGAACGATTTGTCGAAACTGCGTAACATCGGAATTATGGCGCATATAGACGCCGGAAAAACCACTACGACCGAACGAATTTTGTATTACACGGGCGTTGTTCACGCTATTGGGGATGTAGATGACGGAAACACCGCTATGGACTGGATGGTTCAGGAGCGCGAACGTGGAATTACGATAACTTCGGCGGCGACCGCTTGCATTTGGAAAGATATAAACATAAATATTATAGATACTCCCGGACACGTGGATTTTACCATAGAAGTAGAACGTTCTCTGCGGGTTTTGGACGGAGCCGTGGCGCTTTTTGATTCGGTTAGCGGAGTCGAAGCGCAAAGTGAAACCGTTTGGCATCAGGCGGACAAATACGGTGTCCCGCGAATTGCGTTTGTTAATAAAATGGACAAAAACGGGGCGGATTTTTTTAACGTTCTAAAAATGATGAAAGAAAAATTAACGGGAAAACACGTAGCACTGCAAATTCCCATAGGCGCGGAAAGCGGTTTTGAAGGACAAATCGATTTAATAAAAATGGTTGCGCTGAAGTACTCAAACGACGATTTTGGAAAAACGGTCGTCGAAGAAGATGTTCCCCAAAATATAAAAGACGACGCTGTAATTTGGCGCGAAAATCTTATCGAAAACATTGCCGAATACGATGACGAAATGACGAATTTGTATTTGGACGGAAAAGAAATTTCAAATGAAATAATTTACAGGACTTTGCGAAAAGCCACTATAGAAAACGGCGTTACTCCCGTGCTTTGCGGTTCGGCGTTTAAGGATAAAGGAGTTCAGCCTATTCTTGACGCGATAGACGCATATTTGCCGTCGCCGCTTGATCGCGGAAACGTTAACGGAAAACTTATTGACGGGAAAGACGCGTTTCGTCGTCCGCAAAACGACGATAAATTTTCGGCGCTGGTTTTTAAAATCGCCGGAGACGAACACGTCGGACGACTTGCGTTCATCCGCATTTATTCGGGAACGGCGACTGTGAAAGGGCGATTGCTGAACCCGCGAAACGGACGAAAAGAAAAAATTACGCGGTTTTTCAAAATGCATTCCAATAAAAGAACGCAAGTCGAAGAAGTTACTGCGGGCGATATTGTCGCGGTTGTAGGTCTTAAATGGACGACGACGGGCGATACGCTTTGCGATGAGGATAATCCGATTGTTTTTGAAGGTTTGGAATTTGCAAAGCCGGTTATTTCTGTTTCACTTGAACCGAAAAACGCCGAAGAAGAAGAAAAAATGCTTGAAGCGCTTATCCGTCTAGAAGACGAAGACCCCACTTGCAAGGTAATCGAAGACAAAGAAACGGGGCAGCGGCTTCTGTCGGGAATGGGTGAATTGCACTTGGAAATATTAATAGACAGGCTCAAACGGGAGTTCAACGTTGAAGTTTATACCGGTAAACAGCAGGTCGCTTATCGTGAAACGATTTTGAACGAGAGTGAAATTTGCGAGAATTTCAAAAAACTTGTCGATAAAAAAGAACAATCCGTCGAAATTACTTTAAAAGTTATGCCGCTTGAAGATATTTCAAAAGATATGGTTTTTGAAAGTGAAATAATTGACGAAAACGTTTCTTTGCAATTTATAAACGCCGCTAAAGAGGGAATTTTGGAATCGCTTTCAGGTGGAGAAAAATCAGGATTTCCAATAATAGGAGTAAAAGCGATTCTCAAAAAAATTGTCGTTAACGAAGCGGAAACAACCGAAATAATTTGTAAAATCGCCGCTTCGGTTTTGTTTAGAAAAGCGTGCATAAACGCGGGCGGGGTGATTTTGGAACCTGTTATGAGCATAGACGCGGTCGCGCCGGAAGAATTTGTCGGTACGCTTATCAACGATATTACGACCAGACGCGGAATCGTGAGAGGAGTCGATATACAAGGGGTTCGACGGATAATTCACGCCTGTGCGCCGCTTTCGCAAATGTTTGGATACGCGACTCAAATACGTTCGCTTTCTCAAGGAAGAGCTGCGTACACGATGGTATTTTCGCATTATCAACACTGCGACAAAAAACTTGAAAAAGAAATTTTGCGCTCAATAGGAAGAATTTATTAA